CCGGGTGGATAAGGCACGTTCCCGCTCAACCGGTGGAACCGGGCTGGGATTAGCTATTGTCAAGCATGTGGTCGCTAACCACGGCGGAACTATTTCTTTGTGGTCTCGTGTGGGGACGGGATCAACTTTTACTATTAAGCTTCCGATTTATCACCCTGATACCCCAGCGGAGGCTGAGGATTCAGTGGAGGACACCCCATCGCCTATCCGGAAGGCGGTGTCAAAGGTGACTCCCCGGCGAAAGGATAGAAATTCATCATGACCACCATCTTGATTGTTGAAGATGAGGAGTCCTTAGCTGATCCGCTAGCATTCTTGCTACGTAAAGAGGGTTTTGACACCATCATTGCCGGTGACGGTGCGCAGGCTTTAGTGGAATTTTCACGACATAACGTGGATATTGTTCTGCTGGATTTAATGCTCCCCGGAATGTCCGGGACCGACGTCTGCAAGCGTCTGCGGGAAATCTCTTCGGTCCCCGTCATCATGGTCACTGCTCGGGACTCGGAAATTGATAAGGTTGTGGGTTTGGAATTAGGGGCGGATGATTACGTCACGAAACCTTATTCTTCCCGTGAACTTATTGCCCGAATAAGGGCGGTGCTGCGCCGAGGGGCCGATAATGACGCTGCCGATAGTTTTACGGATAATAATGTCTTAAACGCTGGTCCCGTGAGTATGGACGTGGAGCGCCACATCGTCACGGTGGACGGGCAACCGGTGGCTTTACCCTTGAAGGAATTCAGTCTCCTGGAGTATTTGCTGCTGAATGCTGGACGAGTCCTTACTCGTGGCCAACTCATAGATCGGGTGTGGGGTGCGGATTATGTTGGCGACACGAAAACTCTTGATGTGCATGTGAAACGTTTGCGGTCAAAGATCGAACCTAATCCCTCAAAACCGCAATTCTTAGTGACAGTTCGGGGCTTAGGCTACAAGTTTGAAGCCTAAGCTGGAGTTTATTTCTGGTGCTGAGGTTGCGGGTGAGCACTAGATGCCGCCGCCGTGGCTGGATGTTGCTGCCGTTGGGGGAAGTGCTCTGCCCGCTGGGCTAAATGAGCGGCGAGGACATCAAAAGCCGGATCTCCCATCAGGAGGCGTAGTTCAGCTTCTTGGCTTTGCCACACCGGGATGGTGTTGTCGTGGCAGCGCGGATCTGCAGAGCAGTACCAGTCAAAATCTTCGCCGCCTTCGCCCCAGTGGCGGCGATCATACTCGCTAATGGTCGTGCGGAGAATTTCCGAACCATCGGAGCGTTCTTCCCATTCTTCGTGGTGCCGTAGCGGCACTTGCCAGCACACCTCAGGTTTCACGATCCGGAGATCTTCTCCCTCAGCTAACGCCCACTGATGAAGTGCGCACCCCGCCCCGGTAGGCCAGTCGCTGCGATTAGCGAAAATACATGCGCCCTCAATCACGCGAGTTTTTAGAGCCGGTTCAGGGTTTCCCTCGTCGTCATCTAATTCATCCCATTCCAACCACGGTTCCTCTGGCACACCCTGCTTGGGGGTAGCAAAGGCAAAGTGGCGAAATTGCCAATACTTCGCGGGGAGGCGTCGAACAGCCTCAGACAATTGGTCATGGTCTTCTTCATCGGCGAGGAAAGCTCCATGAACGCAGCACCCCACATCCGGGTGGGTTGAGTCAATTCCAGGACAGGTGGGGGAACCAAAATGGCAGCGCCAGTGGGATTCCAACCAGGTCAGGTCAATGCTGAAAATGTGTTCTGGATCCGCAGGATCAATAAACTCAAACCATTCTCGGGGGTGGTCCGGGGGCAGTTCGCGCCCGTGCAGAATAGCTTGGGCGGCAGGGGAGTGGGTTGGAAATCCCAACGGGATTAGTGTTGACGACGGGTGGTTCACACTTGCACACGCTAGACCGTCTACCCTGAGAGTGTGCGAATAGGTGTATTAGATGTGGGCAGTAATACTGTTCACCTCGTGGCAATTGATGCCCGACCAGGCGGACACCCCACGCCGATGAGTGATTGGAAAACTTCTCTGCGGCTGGTGGAACTTACTGATGCCCAAGGAGCTATTCATAATAAGGGATTACACAAACTCACCGATGCGGTGAAGGAAGCTGCTGAGTTGGCTTCTACCTTGGGCTGTGTCGAGATGATTCCCTTTGCGACCTCGGCGGTGCGTTCGGCAACGAACTCTGATGACGTGCTGCGCCATGTTGCCAAAGAAACCGGTATTCGCCTGGAAGTTCTTAGCGGGGAAGAGGAAGCGCGCCTGACGTTCTTGGCTGTTCGCCGTTGGTATGGCTGGTCTGCAGGACAAATCACCAATCTTGATATTGGTGGTGGTTCCCTAGAAATCTCCGCCGGAGCCGATGAAGAACCCGATATGGCGTTTTCCTTAGACCTTGGTGCGGGTCGCTTAACTCACCAGTGGTTTGATACTGATCCGCCGGAACGGAAGAAAATTAAACTTCTTCGCGACTATATTGATGCCGAACTAGCTGAACCAGCGAAAAAGCTGCGGACGTTAGGGGAATCTCGCTTGGCGGTGGGGACATCGAAGACGTTTAGGACGTTGGCGCGCCTCACGGGTGCCGCACCTTCTTCAGCAGGACCGCATGTCACACGGACATTAACTGCGCCGGGATTGCGCCAGCTGATAGCCTTCATTTCACGAATGACTGCCGCTGATCGAGCAGAACTTGAAGGGATCAGTAGTGACCGGTCCCATCAGATTGTGGCGGGTGCATTAGTAGCTGAGGCTAGTATGCGGGCACTAGGTATAGATAAGCTAGAGATCTGTCCGTGGGCTTTGCGCGAGGGAGTAATCCTACGGCGGATAGATAAAGGACTGGGACAGGAAGGATCCGACAATGAGTGATCGACAGCTCACCGTGGCAGAACTCCTCGCTCGGGCCGGGAAAACCGAGGGAACGAAAGATGCCCCTCGGCGGCGTCGGCGGAGCCTGGAAGAAGGCGGTATTTCGGTTGCCGAGCTCACCGGATCAATTCCCCGGGTGAAAGAAAAACCTCAGGAAGCGCGCCATAGTAGTAGCCCTATTGACGGCCCTGATGAACAGAAGGCCGAGGGGTCGACGCCCCCGGCAGTCGCGGAATCGCCGCCACAGTCTCAGGCTGAGGCCACTAAGGAGAAGGAAGCCACCGAGGTACAAGACAGCCGGAAAGCAGAAGCTAGTTCGGAAGTAGCTGAGGAAAAAGCTCATTCTCCGGTGGAGTCGACGGTTGCAGAAGCCTCTGAAGCGCAGGAACCTGCTGAGAAGGTCAACACAGATACTGTCGTGGATACTGCGCAGCCTGACAGCGATGACGTGCCGGCAGAGGAAAAAACCGGGGTTATCCCTACCGTGGCTGAGCCAGTAGCGGAAAAGACCGAGTCAGAACCGGAATATGCTTTCTTTGATGAGAACGGTGAGCAGGTTTCTCACCTCCCGGCTCACAAAGACGATGAGGTTGACTCTGTCGACGAGGAGGAAGAAGGCCAAGGTTCTTGGTTAGCTACCGTGGGTTTGGCCGTGGTGGGCATCGTCCTTGGCATTGTGGTTTTCCTGGGGTTCCAGCGGTTGTGGAATAGCAGCTTGAACCATATCTTGGTGGCGGTGATGGCTGTGGCTGTCACCGCGGTCATGGTAGCTATTGTTCATGCGCTAAGAACTGCACGTGATGGGTTGAGTATGGCGCTTGCCGCGATAGTGGGGTTGTTGATGACTTTCGGTCCGCTACTTATCACCCTGTTTTAGGCGAAAGCCCCTAAAAAACTTAGCCTACCGGGATTGATCCTGGTGGGCTTTTAGTTATGGTGTGTTCTATGAGCACAATTGCAGTTCTTGGATGCGGGAAAATCGGTGAGGCTTTGGTATCGGGGCTCGTGAAGTCCGGGACCGCAGCGTCGGATGTCATCGCTACTAATCGGAATGCGCAGCGAGGCGCGGAGCTCCATGAGCGCTACGGGGTGAAGGACGAACAAGACAACACCCGGGCCGTAGAACGGGCCAAGGTTATTTTTCTCTGCGTCAAACCACCGCAGATCGTGCCGCTTCTCAATGAGATTTCTAGAGCTTTAGATGACAATGATGAAGACAGCATTGTGGTGTCTATGGCTGCGGGAGTCCCCATCGCTGATATGGAGGAGGCATTACCGGCTGGAACCCCAGTAATTCGGTGTATGCCCAATACCCCCATGCTTCTGGGGGCTGGAATGAATGCTGTTGTCCGGGGTCGTTATGTCAATGATGACCACCTCGCCACTGTTACTGAGCTGCTCTCCGCAGTAGGGGAAGTCCTTGTGCTGAAAGAGTCTCAGATTGATGCGGCAGGGGCGTTATCGGGTTCTTCTCCGGCTTATGTGTTTCTTATGGCCGAAGCAATGATTGAA
This genomic interval from Corynebacterium poyangense contains the following:
- a CDS encoding response regulator transcription factor; translated protein: MTTILIVEDEESLADPLAFLLRKEGFDTIIAGDGAQALVEFSRHNVDIVLLDLMLPGMSGTDVCKRLREISSVPVIMVTARDSEIDKVVGLELGADDYVTKPYSSRELIARIRAVLRRGADNDAADSFTDNNVLNAGPVSMDVERHIVTVDGQPVALPLKEFSLLEYLLLNAGRVLTRGQLIDRVWGADYVGDTKTLDVHVKRLRSKIEPNPSKPQFLVTVRGLGYKFEA
- a CDS encoding Ppx/GppA phosphatase family protein encodes the protein MRIGVLDVGSNTVHLVAIDARPGGHPTPMSDWKTSLRLVELTDAQGAIHNKGLHKLTDAVKEAAELASTLGCVEMIPFATSAVRSATNSDDVLRHVAKETGIRLEVLSGEEEARLTFLAVRRWYGWSAGQITNLDIGGGSLEISAGADEEPDMAFSLDLGAGRLTHQWFDTDPPERKKIKLLRDYIDAELAEPAKKLRTLGESRLAVGTSKTFRTLARLTGAAPSSAGPHVTRTLTAPGLRQLIAFISRMTAADRAELEGISSDRSHQIVAGALVAEASMRALGIDKLEICPWALREGVILRRIDKGLGQEGSDNE
- the proC gene encoding pyrroline-5-carboxylate reductase, translating into MSTIAVLGCGKIGEALVSGLVKSGTAASDVIATNRNAQRGAELHERYGVKDEQDNTRAVERAKVIFLCVKPPQIVPLLNEISRALDDNDEDSIVVSMAAGVPIADMEEALPAGTPVIRCMPNTPMLLGAGMNAVVRGRYVNDDHLATVTELLSAVGEVLVLKESQIDAAGALSGSSPAYVFLMAEAMIEAGVEQGLARAEAEQLTISALAGAGAMLKESGEGPATLRANVSSPGGTTMAALREFEESGFRGMFFRAIEACTRKAAQLSKK